One Paraglaciecola mesophila genomic region harbors:
- the ftsW gene encoding cell division protein FtsW, protein MNTSTFVTPLRAMFAQRHDAAPAVVRPYDVSLILLALSLMAIGLVIVTSASMPVASRLFDNPFHFAIRHGIYLTLAIGAALAVMQIPMQWWRTSNAWLLLLGLALLVAVLLVGRSVNGSTRWLAIGPITIQAAEPAKLFFFCYLAGYLVRRYEEVTENIKGFAKPLVVFFAFAFLLLMQPDLGTVVVMLCTTIGLLFLAGAKLWQFFGLAFAGGAAVTFLIMFEEYRMKRITSFLDPWADPFGSGYQLTQSLMAYGRGDLFGQGLGNSLQKLEYLPEAHTDFIMAILAEELGFAGVLTVLALMLGIVLKAMKMGSKALQNERPFDAYLAYSIGIWFSFQTAVNVGASAGILPTKGLTFPLLSYGGSSLIIMAAAVGLLVRIDFEMRVEGIQAINRGGKAKPNREKSKSKAKTTSSAGKKKVSTVLDDVAYAVVDEEQEMNAFMDDFAHDDSASYADNHQGKTANKRSRRTAANEQEDDNNV, encoded by the coding sequence ATGAATACGTCAACATTTGTTACGCCCCTTCGCGCCATGTTTGCTCAGCGTCATGATGCAGCACCTGCGGTTGTGCGGCCTTATGATGTGAGTTTAATTTTACTCGCCCTGTCGTTGATGGCTATTGGTTTGGTGATTGTGACTTCTGCATCCATGCCCGTCGCGTCACGTTTGTTTGACAACCCGTTTCATTTTGCTATTCGCCACGGGATTTATTTAACCTTAGCCATTGGCGCAGCATTAGCAGTTATGCAAATTCCGATGCAGTGGTGGCGCACTAGCAATGCGTGGTTATTGTTGTTGGGACTCGCGTTACTCGTTGCTGTGCTATTGGTAGGGCGCAGTGTTAACGGCAGTACTCGCTGGTTAGCAATAGGCCCAATAACCATTCAGGCTGCTGAACCTGCCAAGCTTTTCTTCTTCTGTTATTTAGCGGGATATTTGGTCAGGCGCTACGAAGAAGTGACTGAAAATATTAAAGGGTTTGCTAAACCCCTGGTGGTGTTCTTTGCCTTTGCATTTTTATTACTAATGCAACCAGATTTAGGCACCGTGGTTGTGATGCTATGTACCACCATAGGCTTGTTATTTTTAGCGGGGGCTAAATTGTGGCAGTTCTTTGGTTTGGCGTTCGCTGGCGGTGCTGCCGTAACCTTTTTAATTATGTTCGAAGAATACCGCATGAAGCGGATTACGTCGTTTTTAGACCCTTGGGCTGACCCTTTCGGCAGTGGTTATCAGTTAACACAATCACTAATGGCCTATGGTCGCGGCGATCTATTTGGTCAGGGGCTAGGTAACAGCTTACAAAAACTGGAATATTTACCAGAAGCGCACACCGATTTTATTATGGCTATTTTAGCGGAAGAGCTTGGTTTTGCCGGCGTACTGACAGTACTCGCTCTAATGCTAGGCATAGTCCTTAAAGCCATGAAAATGGGCAGCAAAGCGCTGCAGAATGAGCGTCCGTTTGATGCCTATCTTGCTTACTCCATCGGTATTTGGTTTAGCTTTCAAACCGCGGTCAACGTTGGGGCAAGCGCAGGTATTTTACCTACCAAAGGGCTGACTTTTCCACTGCTGAGTTACGGTGGCTCAAGTTTGATTATTATGGCCGCAGCCGTTGGATTATTGGTGCGTATCGACTTTGAAATGCGCGTAGAAGGTATTCAAGCTATTAACCGTGGTGGTAAAGCAAAGCCCAATCGCGAGAAAAGTAAAAGCAAAGCCAAAACTACCAGTAGCGCAGGTAAGAAAAAAGTATCTACGGTTCTTGATGATGTGGCGTACGCCGTTGTCGATGAAGAACAAGAAATGAATGCATTCATGGATGATTTTGCTCATGATGATTCAGCTTCATATGCGGATAATCATCAAGGTAAAACAGCGAATAAGCGCAGTAGACGCACAGCGGCTAATGAGCAGGAGGATGACAACAATGTCTAA
- a CDS encoding cell division protein FtsQ/DivIB, producing MTSEAMTDKAKPNFRFIGGMAFLLILLAGIVYGAWAIKSWAEDEQKSPVREIALSGDLRFVSQNDVETLIRKTQPGSFFELNVEQAHQDIEQLPWVFRASIRKRWPNSLKIYVLEQTPAARWNDDLILNQYGDAFEGAVAKGMTPPQLPSLFGPGGSEHTALDGYNSMQALLVSAGMSIDELFLSERFAWHLKLVNGISLNLGRNEYIARLQRFIDLYPLLKKNEKAVDYVDLRYDTGLAVGWKSPEQPSQES from the coding sequence ATGACCAGCGAAGCGATGACAGATAAAGCTAAGCCTAACTTCCGATTTATCGGTGGAATGGCGTTTTTGCTGATATTGCTCGCTGGCATTGTGTATGGCGCTTGGGCGATAAAAAGCTGGGCCGAAGATGAACAAAAATCACCGGTACGAGAAATAGCTTTATCCGGGGATTTGCGCTTTGTGAGTCAAAATGATGTTGAAACTCTGATACGTAAAACACAACCTGGTAGTTTTTTTGAACTCAATGTAGAGCAAGCACACCAAGATATTGAGCAGTTGCCATGGGTTTTTCGTGCATCTATTCGTAAGCGTTGGCCGAATAGTTTGAAAATTTATGTTTTAGAACAGACACCAGCAGCAAGGTGGAACGATGATCTGATTCTCAATCAATACGGAGATGCGTTTGAGGGGGCAGTTGCCAAAGGAATGACACCTCCACAATTGCCTAGTTTGTTTGGCCCTGGGGGCAGCGAACATACCGCGCTTGACGGTTATAACTCAATGCAGGCGCTTTTGGTCAGTGCTGGAATGAGCATCGATGAATTGTTTTTAAGTGAGCGATTTGCTTGGCATTTAAAACTGGTCAATGGCATCAGTTTGAATTTAGGTCGCAATGAATACATAGCGAGGTTACAACGATTTATCGATTTGTATCCTTTGCTCAAGAAAAATGAAAAAGCCGTGGATTATGTTGATTTACGCTATGACACAGGTTTAGCCGTGGGATGGAAATCCCCTGAGCAACCTTCACAAGAGAGCTAA
- the mraY gene encoding phospho-N-acetylmuramoyl-pentapeptide-transferase encodes MLMLLADWLQQFEPSFRVFSYLTLRAILSTLTALLIAVLIGPRMIRWLQTMQIGQTVRDDGPQSHLAKSGTPTMGGLLILAAIVVSVLLWADLTNRYVWVTLSVVVGYGIIGFIDDYRKVVRKDPKGLIARWKYFWQSVIAIAVALYLYASQQDPAETALLVPFFKDVMPQMGLLFILMTYFVIVGTSNAVNLTDGLDGLAIVPTVLVAGAFAIFAYTTGNINFSAYLNIPYLPLTSELVIVCTAIVGAGLGFLWFNTYPAMVFMGDVGSLALGGTLGVIAVLVRQEIVLVIMGGVFVMETLSVILQVGSFKLRGQRIFRMAPIHHHYELKGWPEPRVIVRFWIISIILVLVGLATLKLR; translated from the coding sequence ATGCTAATGCTATTGGCCGATTGGCTACAACAGTTCGAGCCTAGTTTTCGAGTATTCTCGTATCTGACCTTGCGTGCCATTTTAAGCACGTTAACCGCGCTATTGATTGCGGTGCTGATTGGTCCGCGCATGATCCGCTGGCTGCAGACCATGCAGATTGGCCAAACCGTGCGTGATGATGGCCCGCAATCTCATCTTGCGAAGTCAGGTACACCAACCATGGGTGGCTTACTTATTTTGGCGGCCATTGTAGTCAGTGTGTTGCTATGGGCAGATTTAACCAACCGTTACGTTTGGGTCACATTAAGCGTGGTTGTGGGGTATGGCATTATTGGTTTTATTGATGACTATCGTAAGGTCGTACGCAAAGATCCCAAAGGATTGATTGCTCGCTGGAAATACTTTTGGCAATCAGTGATTGCCATTGCTGTCGCTTTATATTTATACGCGAGCCAACAAGACCCTGCTGAAACGGCCCTATTGGTGCCATTTTTCAAAGATGTCATGCCTCAAATGGGGCTGCTATTTATACTCATGACGTACTTCGTCATTGTCGGTACCAGCAATGCGGTAAACCTTACCGATGGTTTAGATGGCTTAGCGATTGTACCAACGGTCTTGGTGGCAGGTGCGTTTGCCATTTTTGCCTATACCACAGGCAACATTAACTTTTCGGCTTACCTGAATATTCCCTATTTACCCTTAACCAGTGAGTTGGTGATTGTATGTACTGCCATTGTGGGGGCGGGCTTAGGCTTCTTGTGGTTCAACACATACCCAGCAATGGTGTTTATGGGTGACGTAGGGTCATTGGCATTAGGTGGAACGCTGGGTGTTATTGCCGTGTTAGTTCGTCAAGAAATTGTATTGGTGATCATGGGCGGTGTGTTCGTGATGGAAACCTTGTCGGTTATTTTACAGGTTGGGTCATTCAAGTTACGTGGCCAACGTATATTCCGTATGGCGCCAATCCATCATCACTATGAATTAAAAGGCTGGCCAGAGCCTCGCGTTATTGTGCGTTTCTGGATCATTTCGATCATTTTAGTCTTGGTTGGCTTAGCCACCTTGAAGTTACGTTAA
- the ftsA gene encoding cell division protein FtsA — protein sequence MSKVTDRKLIVGLDIGTSMVKAVVGELLDDGGISVIGVGSHPAKGMDKGGVNDLNLVVQSVQRAMSEMELMADCRVSSVFMSISGRHVQCQNESGMVPINNKEVTQEDVDNVIHAARSVPIAAERRLLHVLPQEFTIDVQEGIKNPIGMSGVRMEAQAHIITCADDMAKNLVKCVERCDLTTDQLIFSSLASSYAVLTDDEKELGVCVVDIGGGTIDIVIYTDGAIRHTAVVPVAGNQITSDIAKIFRTPISHAEDIKINYACALKDMVSMEENIEVHSVGGRPSRAMSRHTLAEVIEPRYQELFELVQKEIRSSGFEEQIAAGIVLTGGTAKMEGAIEFAEEIFQMPVRVGEPLSIKGLSEYVEDPTFATAIGLLQYGKEHVAAKTAAKTKSSEGVWERIQSWFKGEF from the coding sequence ATGTCTAAAGTTACAGATAGAAAGCTAATTGTAGGCTTAGACATTGGTACCAGCATGGTAAAAGCCGTCGTAGGTGAGTTACTCGACGATGGTGGGATCAGTGTGATTGGTGTCGGTAGTCACCCAGCGAAAGGGATGGACAAAGGCGGTGTGAATGATCTGAACCTTGTCGTTCAGTCAGTGCAGCGCGCCATGAGCGAAATGGAGTTAATGGCCGATTGCCGCGTGTCGTCGGTATTTATGTCGATTTCAGGGCGACACGTACAGTGCCAAAATGAAAGCGGTATGGTGCCCATTAATAACAAAGAAGTGACCCAGGAAGACGTTGATAACGTGATTCATGCCGCGCGTTCCGTGCCGATTGCCGCCGAGCGTCGCTTGCTGCATGTATTACCGCAAGAATTTACTATTGACGTGCAAGAAGGTATTAAAAACCCGATTGGTATGTCAGGTGTTCGTATGGAAGCGCAAGCACACATAATTACCTGTGCTGATGATATGGCGAAGAATTTAGTCAAATGCGTAGAACGTTGCGATTTGACCACAGATCAACTGATTTTTTCATCGTTAGCCTCAAGCTATGCAGTATTGACTGATGATGAAAAAGAACTCGGCGTATGTGTTGTGGACATAGGTGGCGGGACGATCGATATCGTTATTTATACTGACGGGGCCATTAGGCACACCGCAGTCGTGCCTGTGGCGGGCAATCAAATTACTAGCGATATTGCGAAAATTTTCCGTACGCCAATTAGCCACGCAGAAGACATCAAAATTAACTATGCCTGTGCCCTAAAAGACATGGTTAGCATGGAGGAAAACATTGAGGTGCATAGCGTAGGCGGTAGACCATCTCGCGCTATGTCGCGCCACACGCTGGCAGAAGTGATTGAGCCTAGGTATCAAGAGTTATTTGAATTGGTACAAAAAGAGATACGCAGCAGTGGCTTTGAAGAGCAAATTGCAGCGGGGATCGTGTTAACAGGTGGCACGGCCAAAATGGAAGGAGCGATTGAATTCGCTGAAGAAATTTTTCAAATGCCTGTAAGAGTAGGTGAGCCCTTATCCATAAAAGGGTTGTCGGAATATGTGGAAGACCCAACGTTTGCTACAGCAATCGGGTTATTGCAATACGGCAAAGAACACGTAGCAGCCAAAACAGCTGCAAAAACCAAATCGTCAGAAGGCGTTTGGGAACGAATTCAAAGTTGGTTTAAGGGTGAGTTTTAA
- the murG gene encoding undecaprenyldiphospho-muramoylpentapeptide beta-N-acetylglucosaminyltransferase yields MSNPTVIDSTMTNTLLVMAGGTGGHVFPGLAVAQALQEQNWHIHWLGTAQRMEAELVPKAGFDISFIDIAGVRGNGLVRLLVAPFKIVKAVLQARRVIKQVKPDVVIGMGGFASGPGGVAAWLMGKPLILHEQNAAPGMTNRLLARIANKVLTGFADTFDAQKKASATEQDTNLTDKYQWVGNPVRAGFADIPPKQVSATHGRLNILILGGSLGAKALNENVPLALAKHDNVMVRHQCGKGHLASVIELYKSQFGERETWQVTEFVDDMPQAYQWADLVICRAGALTVAEVSAAGVAAIFVPLPHAVDDHQTKNAQTLVEQEAGYLLAQNELVNGGLTPLLENCLAQPNMLVAMGNKARALAKLDAVQRVTHCCQLLVEKAQ; encoded by the coding sequence ATGTCTAATCCGACTGTGATTGATTCTACCATGACGAATACCTTGCTAGTAATGGCCGGTGGCACAGGTGGTCACGTGTTCCCTGGTTTAGCCGTAGCGCAAGCCTTACAAGAGCAAAATTGGCATATCCATTGGTTAGGTACTGCCCAGCGGATGGAAGCTGAACTGGTGCCAAAAGCCGGGTTTGATATCAGTTTTATTGATATTGCCGGTGTGCGCGGAAATGGACTTGTTCGATTGCTCGTAGCGCCATTCAAAATTGTTAAAGCGGTTTTGCAAGCAAGACGCGTAATTAAACAAGTCAAGCCTGATGTAGTGATAGGTATGGGTGGCTTTGCTAGTGGCCCAGGTGGCGTAGCGGCTTGGTTGATGGGCAAACCTCTGATATTGCACGAACAAAATGCTGCGCCAGGCATGACTAATCGCTTGTTAGCTCGCATCGCGAATAAAGTGCTGACCGGTTTTGCTGACACATTTGATGCCCAGAAAAAAGCAAGCGCTACTGAACAAGATACCAACCTAACTGATAAATATCAGTGGGTGGGTAATCCAGTGCGAGCTGGTTTTGCCGATATCCCGCCCAAGCAGGTCTCTGCTACTCATGGCCGATTAAATATTCTTATTCTAGGTGGAAGCTTAGGCGCTAAGGCATTAAATGAAAATGTACCTCTAGCGTTGGCGAAACACGATAATGTTATGGTACGCCATCAATGCGGTAAGGGGCATTTGGCCTCAGTCATTGAATTATACAAGAGCCAATTTGGCGAACGCGAAACATGGCAAGTAACCGAATTTGTTGACGATATGCCCCAAGCCTATCAATGGGCAGATCTCGTTATATGTCGGGCTGGTGCCTTAACCGTTGCCGAAGTATCTGCAGCAGGTGTGGCGGCTATTTTTGTACCTTTACCTCATGCGGTGGACGATCATCAAACCAAGAATGCGCAAACGTTAGTCGAGCAAGAAGCGGGCTATTTGCTAGCGCAAAATGAACTAGTCAATGGCGGACTAACCCCTTTGTTAGAAAACTGCCTTGCACAACCGAACATGCTAGTGGCTATGGGCAACAAGGCCCGTGCCTTAGCGAAATTAGATGCAGTCCAACGAGTCACTCATTGCTGCCAGTTGTTAGTGGAGAAAGCGCAATGA
- the murC gene encoding UDP-N-acetylmuramate--L-alanine ligase yields MIAPDKIHYHVPEMRRIKNIHFVGIGGAGMGGIAEVLLNEGYQVSGSDRQANGMTNRLAGLGATIFFGHQASNVEQANVVVVSSAIDPTNPEVNAANEMRIPVIRRAEMLAELMRFRHGIAIAGTHGKTTTTSLIATIFAQAELDPTFVIGGLLNSAGTNARLGSSQYLIAEADESDASFVHLQPMVSVVTNIEPDHMETYQGDFDKMQDTYIDFLHNLPFYGLAVLCIDDPVITELLPRIKRKYLTYGYSENADVRATNVKHRFNQSEFTLIRKDHDDIQVTVNAPGKHNVLNSLAAIAVATDENIADSAIKAALANFSGIGRRFEMLGEFATGDGDVLLVDDYGHHPTEVEATIAVARNNWPDRRLVMAYQPHRYSRTRDLYEDFVRVLSQVDVLLLLDVYSAGEEKIDGADSKSLCRSIRQRGQLEPIYVADKNELPKLLADNLTDQDILLTQGAGNIGQIAKQLQDMKLAKSALREGWSK; encoded by the coding sequence ATGATCGCACCCGATAAAATTCATTACCATGTGCCAGAAATGCGCCGAATTAAGAATATTCACTTTGTGGGTATAGGCGGTGCAGGCATGGGTGGCATTGCCGAAGTGTTATTAAATGAAGGGTATCAAGTATCAGGTTCTGATCGCCAAGCCAATGGTATGACCAACCGTTTAGCGGGCTTAGGGGCGACTATTTTCTTTGGTCATCAGGCGTCAAACGTCGAACAAGCCAATGTGGTCGTGGTATCCAGTGCGATTGACCCAACCAATCCAGAGGTAAACGCAGCAAACGAAATGCGTATTCCTGTTATTCGCAGAGCAGAAATGCTAGCTGAGTTGATGCGTTTTAGGCATGGTATCGCCATTGCCGGAACACACGGCAAAACGACCACCACGAGTTTGATTGCGACTATCTTTGCACAAGCAGAGCTTGATCCTACGTTTGTGATCGGTGGCTTACTCAATAGTGCTGGCACCAATGCAAGACTGGGTTCAAGCCAGTATTTAATTGCCGAAGCGGATGAAAGCGATGCGTCGTTCGTGCACCTACAGCCTATGGTGTCTGTTGTCACTAATATCGAACCGGATCACATGGAAACCTACCAAGGTGATTTCGATAAGATGCAAGACACCTACATAGACTTTTTGCACAATTTGCCGTTTTACGGCTTAGCCGTGCTATGCATTGACGATCCAGTCATTACTGAGTTACTACCGCGGATAAAGCGTAAGTACCTGACGTATGGTTACAGCGAAAACGCAGATGTGCGCGCAACTAATGTTAAGCATAGGTTCAATCAAAGCGAATTTACCTTAATACGTAAAGATCATGACGATATACAGGTGACTGTTAACGCGCCGGGCAAGCACAACGTGCTTAACTCATTGGCTGCAATCGCGGTCGCAACCGATGAAAATATCGCTGATTCAGCGATCAAAGCAGCATTAGCGAATTTCTCAGGCATTGGTCGACGCTTTGAAATGCTAGGTGAATTTGCCACCGGTGACGGTGATGTATTGTTAGTGGATGATTACGGTCATCACCCTACTGAAGTGGAAGCGACTATCGCCGTTGCACGTAATAATTGGCCGGACAGAAGATTAGTCATGGCTTACCAGCCACATCGTTATTCTCGCACGCGAGATTTGTATGAAGATTTTGTGCGCGTGTTGTCTCAGGTCGATGTGCTGCTATTGCTTGATGTTTACTCTGCTGGTGAAGAGAAAATTGACGGTGCAGACAGTAAGTCCTTGTGTCGAAGTATTCGTCAGCGCGGCCAACTTGAGCCCATATATGTCGCAGATAAAAACGAACTACCTAAATTGCTGGCAGATAATTTAACTGACCAAGATATTTTGCTGACCCAAGGTGCGGGCAATATCGGGCAAATTGCCAAACAACTGCAAGATATGAAATTAGCGAAAAGCGCGCTACGTGAAGGGTGGTCGAAGTGA
- the murD gene encoding UDP-N-acetylmuramoyl-L-alanine--D-glutamate ligase produces MAANPLANKNIIVVGLGLTGLSCVTFLLAKGANVSAMDTRADLNVSVDAPVFLGELDSTRLCSADMLVVSPGLSLQTAAIQDAIEAGVQVVGDIELFAMFNNTPVLAVTGSNGKSTVATLAYEMCIAGGKKALLGGNIGTPALELLEKDADVIVLELSSFQLESTHTLRPLVACMLNLSDDHLDRHGDMLSYQRAKLRIYKDARFSVCNRDDAATWPMTINPDVMFGLSSSERGLSWDKDTAQLLLDGKPYLDSQACMLVGEHNMLNIQAATAMTMLAGIELEAIKSAAMNFAGLAHRCQTVAMSSNVRWINDSKATNVGATIAAIDGLAPTCKGKLILIAGGDGKGADFSPLEDRFNHQVSELITLGKDGPKLAKLKPSSHQVVNLEDAVQLAASLASKDSTVLLSPACASLDMFKNYQQRGELFEQAVNNLVSKQGGQR; encoded by the coding sequence ATGGCTGCAAATCCATTAGCAAACAAAAACATCATCGTTGTCGGACTCGGTTTGACCGGTTTGTCCTGCGTGACGTTTTTACTGGCTAAAGGTGCCAACGTAAGCGCTATGGATACACGTGCTGATCTCAATGTCAGTGTGGATGCGCCGGTATTCTTAGGAGAGCTTGATAGCACACGCTTGTGCAGTGCTGATATGTTGGTCGTAAGCCCTGGGCTGAGTCTACAAACAGCCGCTATTCAAGACGCTATCGAAGCGGGAGTGCAAGTTGTTGGGGATATCGAGCTCTTCGCTATGTTCAATAACACACCCGTATTAGCGGTGACCGGTTCAAATGGTAAATCCACCGTCGCGACACTTGCCTATGAGATGTGTATAGCGGGGGGAAAAAAGGCCTTACTCGGGGGCAATATCGGTACTCCGGCTCTTGAACTTCTAGAAAAAGACGCAGATGTCATTGTTCTTGAGCTATCTAGTTTTCAACTTGAAAGCACCCACACGTTACGCCCTTTGGTCGCGTGCATGTTGAATCTTAGCGACGATCACTTAGACCGGCATGGCGACATGTTGAGTTACCAGCGTGCTAAGTTACGTATATACAAAGATGCACGTTTTAGTGTGTGCAATCGCGATGATGCGGCTACATGGCCCATGACAATTAATCCGGACGTTATGTTTGGGTTAAGCAGTAGCGAGAGGGGGTTAAGCTGGGACAAAGACACAGCTCAATTGCTGCTCGACGGTAAACCGTATCTTGATAGCCAAGCATGTATGCTGGTGGGCGAGCACAACATGCTTAACATACAAGCCGCCACAGCAATGACGATGCTGGCAGGCATTGAGCTAGAGGCGATCAAATCGGCGGCGATGAACTTTGCTGGTTTAGCACATCGTTGCCAAACCGTTGCTATGAGCAGCAATGTCCGCTGGATCAATGACTCAAAAGCCACCAATGTCGGTGCAACAATTGCTGCGATTGATGGGCTTGCGCCTACCTGCAAAGGCAAATTGATCTTAATTGCTGGTGGCGACGGGAAAGGCGCAGATTTCAGCCCATTGGAAGATCGTTTTAACCATCAAGTGAGTGAACTGATTACCTTAGGCAAAGACGGCCCCAAATTAGCCAAATTAAAGCCAAGCAGTCATCAAGTGGTAAATTTAGAAGACGCTGTTCAATTGGCCGCAAGTCTGGCCAGTAAAGACAGTACAGTATTGCTCTCGCCAGCCTGTGCTAGCTTAGATATGTTTAAAAATTATCAACAGCGCGGAGAGCTATTCGAGCAAGCAGTGAATAACCTTGTATCTAAACAAGGTGGTCAGCGATGA
- the ftsZ gene encoding cell division protein FtsZ, translating into MFELMDSHSEEAVIKVIGVGGGGGNAIEHMVSQCIEGVEFIAINTDAQVLRSSSANVTLQIGSGVTKGLGAGANPNIGREAAEEDRETIRQSLEGADMVFITAGMGGGTGTGAAPEVAKIAKELGILTVAVVTKPFPFEGRKRTDFAEQGIEELSKYVDSLITIPNEKLLKVMGKGTPLLQAFSAANDILSGAVQGIAELITRPGLINVDFADVRTVMSEMGTAMMGSGSATGEDRAEEASEGAIACPLLEDIDLSGARGILVNITAGPDFSIDEFEIVGNAVKAFASENATVVVGTVIDMEMSDELRVTVVATGIGAERKPDISLVSSRSSARVPSEQQEVRIQANGTDNMQTSVTTESSRTVVNEERTDSGNDLEYLDIPAFLRKQAD; encoded by the coding sequence ATGTTTGAATTAATGGATAGTCATAGTGAAGAAGCCGTCATTAAAGTTATTGGCGTCGGCGGTGGTGGCGGTAACGCTATCGAACACATGGTTTCACAGTGCATTGAAGGCGTTGAATTTATTGCTATCAATACTGATGCGCAAGTCCTACGTAGCTCGTCTGCCAACGTAACCTTGCAAATTGGTTCTGGTGTAACCAAGGGTTTAGGAGCAGGAGCTAACCCTAATATTGGCCGTGAAGCAGCAGAAGAAGATCGCGAAACCATTCGCCAATCTCTTGAAGGTGCCGACATGGTTTTCATCACCGCTGGTATGGGTGGTGGTACGGGGACAGGCGCTGCGCCTGAAGTAGCAAAAATTGCTAAAGAGTTAGGCATTTTGACCGTGGCTGTTGTGACCAAGCCTTTCCCATTCGAAGGCCGTAAACGTACTGATTTTGCTGAGCAAGGTATTGAAGAGTTGTCTAAATACGTTGATTCATTGATCACGATCCCGAACGAAAAATTACTAAAAGTGATGGGTAAAGGCACACCTTTACTACAAGCATTTAGCGCAGCTAACGATATTCTAAGCGGTGCCGTTCAAGGTATCGCCGAGCTAATTACCCGCCCAGGTTTAATCAACGTGGATTTCGCCGACGTAAGAACGGTTATGTCTGAAATGGGTACTGCGATGATGGGCAGTGGCAGCGCAACAGGTGAAGATCGTGCTGAAGAGGCATCAGAGGGCGCAATTGCTTGTCCGTTGCTTGAAGATATCGACTTGTCTGGCGCACGTGGTATTTTGGTTAACATCACAGCTGGCCCTGACTTTTCTATCGATGAGTTTGAAATCGTGGGCAACGCAGTTAAAGCATTTGCTTCTGAAAACGCAACTGTGGTTGTGGGTACTGTTATCGACATGGAAATGTCTGATGAGCTACGAGTAACCGTAGTGGCAACAGGTATTGGTGCAGAACGTAAGCCTGATATCTCTTTGGTATCGAGCCGTAGTTCAGCGCGCGTACCAAGTGAGCAGCAAGAAGTACGTATTCAAGCCAATGGTACTGACAATATGCAAACCAGTGTGACTACTGAAAGCAGCCGTACTGTGGTAAATGAAGAGCGTACAGACTCAGGAAATGATCTTGAATATCTAGATATTCCTGCATTTTTACGTAAGCAAGCTGACTAA
- a CDS encoding D-alanine--D-alanine ligase, translating to MDNKDPADFGKVAVMFGGRSAERAVSLRSGQAVLNALVGAGVNAHGFDPADRQLHELVEQKFDRVLIMLHGRGGEDGSLQGALQQMNMPYTGTGVLGSALCMDKIRSKQVWQSLGLPTANYEIADKRDFNAANCGDIMTRLGDLVMVKPAQEGSSIGMAKVSNAHQLSAAIQQAFEYDDKVLLEQFIQGSEYTVSLLNGIALPSISMSTPRDFYDYEAKYQSNSTQYFCPSGLSDEQETDLAQLALNAFDAVAGSGWGRIDFMQDAQGQFYLLEANTVPGMTEKSLVPLAAKQAGLSFAQLSLAVLATAG from the coding sequence ATGGATAACAAAGACCCAGCTGACTTTGGAAAAGTCGCCGTTATGTTCGGCGGTCGCTCTGCTGAGCGAGCGGTGTCATTGCGCTCAGGTCAAGCGGTACTCAATGCACTAGTCGGGGCGGGGGTGAACGCCCATGGTTTTGACCCTGCAGATCGTCAGTTACATGAATTAGTGGAGCAAAAGTTTGACCGCGTACTGATTATGTTACATGGCCGAGGTGGTGAAGATGGCTCGCTTCAGGGAGCTTTGCAGCAAATGAATATGCCTTACACCGGCACAGGTGTGTTGGGTTCAGCCTTATGCATGGATAAAATACGCAGTAAGCAAGTTTGGCAAAGCTTAGGGTTACCTACTGCCAATTACGAAATTGCTGACAAAAGAGACTTTAATGCAGCGAACTGCGGGGATATAATGACCCGCTTAGGGGATCTGGTTATGGTTAAGCCCGCGCAAGAAGGTTCGAGCATAGGCATGGCCAAGGTTTCAAATGCGCATCAACTCTCTGCAGCAATTCAACAGGCTTTTGAGTATGACGATAAGGTTTTGTTGGAACAATTCATCCAAGGTTCAGAGTATACCGTTAGCCTATTGAATGGCATAGCGTTGCCCTCAATCAGCATGTCGACTCCACGAGATTTTTACGATTACGAAGCAAAGTATCAGTCGAATTCGACGCAATATTTTTGCCCTAGTGGTTTATCTGATGAGCAGGAAACTGATTTAGCACAATTGGCATTGAACGCCTTTGATGCTGTTGCGGGTTCAGGGTGGGGAAGAATTGATTTTATGCAAGACGCACAAGGTCAGTTTTATTTGCTTGAAGCCAATACGGTTCCCGGCATGACAGAAAAGAGTTTGGTGCCATTAGCTGCTAAGCAAGCTGGTTTAAGCTTTGCGCAGTTATCACTTGCTGTGTTAGCGACGGCAGGTTAA